The Corallococcus silvisoli genome contains a region encoding:
- a CDS encoding glycosyltransferase family 2 protein, which yields MAKYPSISLFFPAWNEEDYVERAVSRALEVLPKLTDDFEIIVVNDASTDRTQEVCDALAAKVPQLRVITHPVNLKLGGAMRTGLSASTKDLVLYSDIDLPWDMRELERALHLMDYLEADMICAFRFDRTSEGPKRIVYSFVYNLLIRALFDIQIKDVNFSFKLMHRRVLESMELKSQGSFIDAELVVKAIRKGFRVFQMGVDYFPRTRGISTLASPSVILKMVKELVNLYPETRSPSAPQQPVRLPPSVQPLRSVSGSAGRG from the coding sequence GTGGCCAAGTACCCGAGCATCAGCCTCTTCTTCCCCGCCTGGAACGAAGAGGACTACGTGGAGCGCGCAGTCAGCCGCGCCCTGGAAGTCCTGCCGAAGCTCACCGACGACTTTGAAATCATCGTCGTCAACGACGCCTCCACGGACCGGACGCAGGAGGTCTGTGACGCACTGGCCGCGAAGGTGCCTCAGCTGCGGGTCATCACCCACCCCGTGAACCTGAAGCTGGGCGGGGCGATGCGCACGGGGCTGTCCGCGAGCACGAAGGACCTGGTGCTGTACTCGGACATCGACCTGCCGTGGGACATGCGGGAGCTGGAGCGGGCGCTGCACCTGATGGACTACCTGGAGGCGGACATGATCTGCGCCTTCCGGTTCGACCGCACGAGCGAGGGCCCCAAGCGCATCGTGTACTCGTTCGTCTACAACCTGCTCATCCGGGCGCTGTTCGACATCCAGATCAAGGACGTGAACTTCAGCTTCAAGCTGATGCACCGCCGGGTGCTGGAGTCGATGGAGCTCAAGAGCCAGGGCTCGTTCATCGACGCGGAGCTGGTGGTGAAGGCCATCCGCAAGGGCTTCCGCGTGTTCCAGATGGGCGTGGACTACTTCCCGCGCACGCGCGGCATCTCCACGCTGGCCTCGCCGTCAGTCATCCTGAAGATGGTGAAGGAGCTGGTGAACCTGTACCCGGAGACGCGCTCGCCGTCCGCGCCGCAGCAGCCGGTGCGGCTGCCGCCGTCGGTGCAGCCCCTGCGCTCGGTGTCAGGCAGCGCGGGGCGCGGGTAG
- a CDS encoding ChbG/HpnK family deacetylase, translated as MGPRTRLIVNADDLGLHPSLDAGILRAHRDGIVTSATLLSMGPSAAEAVGRAKAQGLPVGVHLALSTRLPCAAPEDSVRTVAPGGRLRGSWADFAKAWLTGRVRREELERELTAQLSRARELGAEVDHLDGHQHLHLLPGVRSVVEGIAAREALPLRWPDALPRAAWLRAPGPALKTTVLAVLARTAPRARPGVRRVSAGGVFEAGRLDEPALLAVLDALPAGDFELGCHPGEGAPHVPEDPAWRYGWDAELAALTSPRVKAKLAERNIALASYGALG; from the coding sequence ATGGGGCCGCGCACGCGCCTCATCGTCAACGCGGATGACCTGGGCCTGCATCCGTCGCTGGACGCGGGCATCCTGAGGGCGCACCGCGACGGCATCGTCACCAGCGCGACGCTGCTGTCCATGGGCCCCTCGGCGGCCGAGGCCGTGGGCCGGGCGAAGGCGCAGGGCCTGCCGGTGGGCGTGCATCTGGCGCTCTCCACGCGCCTGCCCTGCGCCGCGCCGGAGGACTCCGTGCGGACGGTGGCGCCGGGGGGACGGCTCCGGGGCAGCTGGGCGGACTTCGCGAAGGCGTGGCTCACGGGGCGGGTGCGGCGCGAGGAGCTGGAGCGGGAGCTGACCGCGCAGCTGTCCCGCGCGCGGGAGCTGGGCGCGGAGGTGGACCACCTGGACGGGCACCAGCACCTGCACCTGTTGCCGGGCGTGCGATCCGTGGTGGAGGGGATCGCGGCGCGGGAGGCGTTGCCCCTGCGCTGGCCGGATGCGCTGCCGCGCGCGGCGTGGCTCCGGGCGCCGGGGCCCGCGTTGAAGACCACGGTGCTGGCGGTGCTGGCGCGCACGGCGCCCAGGGCTCGGCCGGGCGTGCGGCGGGTGAGCGCGGGGGGCGTGTTCGAGGCGGGCCGGCTGGATGAACCCGCGCTGCTCGCGGTGCTGGACGCGCTGCCCGCGGGCGACTTCGAGCTGGGGTGTCACCCCGGCGAGGGCGCGCCGCACGTGCCGGAGGATCCGGCGTGGCGCTACGGCTGGGACGCGGAGCTGGCGGCGCTCACCAGTCCCCGGGTGAAGGCGAAGCTCGCGGAGCGGAACATCGCGCTCGCGAGCTACGGCGCGCTCGGCTGA
- a CDS encoding class I SAM-dependent methyltransferase: MSGRMAQVLALYAGLPASERFHVHARASSAPLLEVASRLPRGTVADIGCGHGLLSALLAVSGSERRVLGVDLDERKVRWARQALAGLPNLTLDVGSVEQLALAHPGTLDAVVVCDVLYLLPEARWPGFLQSVRGLLRPGGRFLLKEVEGDGSWKHAKALAQEWVMVSLLGRTKASGGMVLKSRVDGERLLRDAGFEVREVVGLGAGYTTPHLLYDAEAR; this comes from the coding sequence GTGAGCGGACGGATGGCCCAGGTGCTGGCGCTCTACGCGGGGCTGCCCGCGAGCGAGCGGTTCCACGTGCACGCGCGAGCGTCCTCGGCGCCGCTGCTCGAGGTGGCCTCCCGCCTGCCGCGAGGCACGGTGGCGGACATCGGCTGTGGGCATGGGCTGCTGTCCGCGCTGCTGGCGGTCTCGGGGTCAGAGCGCCGCGTGCTGGGCGTGGACCTGGATGAGCGCAAGGTGCGCTGGGCGCGGCAGGCCCTGGCGGGCTTGCCCAACCTGACGCTGGACGTGGGGTCGGTGGAGCAGCTGGCGCTGGCGCACCCCGGCACGCTCGACGCGGTGGTGGTCTGCGACGTGCTGTACCTGCTGCCCGAGGCGCGGTGGCCCGGCTTTCTCCAGTCCGTGCGAGGGCTGCTCCGGCCCGGCGGGCGCTTCCTGTTGAAGGAGGTGGAGGGAGACGGCTCCTGGAAGCACGCCAAGGCGCTCGCGCAGGAGTGGGTGATGGTGTCGCTCCTGGGCCGCACGAAGGCCAGCGGCGGCATGGTGCTCAAGTCGCGCGTGGACGGCGAGCGCCTGCTGCGCGACGCGGGCTTCGAGGTGCGCGAGGTGGTGGGGCTGGGCGCGGGCTACACGACGCCGCACCTGCTCTACGACGCCGAGGCCCGCTAG
- a CDS encoding mannosyltransferase family protein — MARMVRSAPRAVLFAGLAALVVCTALVTVSALAFPLGYSPARLTWPGAPILLGWAHFDAGWYARIATEGYSYTPGQQSPVAFFPLYPLVLRGLGLVHVDTFLAGMLVTMLCGLGALYVFTLWARTRADEAAARSAGLLLAFYPFAFFLYGAMYSDALFLLLVIGAFLLLERGQLGFAVLLAAVATAARPVAPALVVGLLARRLEWKRERGLKWGLVDLLPVFAAAGFVLYVLYQWKAFGEPFAFVKVQSAPGWDQKPGWRTWAKLRWFQGFSREMSLSDGLRLVGHAAVTLGALSLVWPTAKRLGWGYGVYALAIVGLPAMSSKDFMGMGRYLLAAFPLFLTLALLLRERPRLRWGVLATSACAMLALTVAYGAAEYVS, encoded by the coding sequence ATGGCCCGAATGGTCCGCTCCGCTCCTCGTGCCGTCCTCTTCGCCGGGCTCGCCGCCCTGGTGGTGTGCACCGCGTTGGTGACGGTGTCCGCGCTCGCGTTCCCCCTGGGCTACAGCCCCGCGCGGCTGACGTGGCCGGGCGCCCCCATCCTCCTGGGCTGGGCGCACTTCGACGCCGGCTGGTACGCGCGCATCGCCACGGAGGGCTACAGCTACACGCCCGGCCAGCAGAGCCCGGTGGCGTTCTTCCCGCTCTACCCGCTGGTGTTGCGCGGCCTGGGGCTCGTGCACGTGGACACGTTCCTCGCGGGCATGCTCGTCACCATGCTGTGCGGCCTGGGGGCGCTGTACGTCTTCACGCTGTGGGCGCGCACGCGGGCGGATGAAGCGGCGGCGCGGAGCGCGGGGCTGCTGCTGGCGTTCTACCCGTTCGCGTTCTTCCTCTACGGGGCCATGTACTCGGACGCGCTGTTCCTGCTGCTCGTCATCGGCGCGTTCCTGCTGCTGGAGCGGGGGCAGCTGGGGTTCGCGGTGTTGCTGGCCGCCGTGGCCACCGCGGCGCGGCCGGTGGCGCCCGCGCTGGTGGTGGGGCTGCTCGCGCGGCGGCTGGAGTGGAAGCGCGAGCGCGGCCTGAAGTGGGGCCTCGTGGACCTGTTGCCGGTGTTCGCGGCGGCGGGCTTCGTGCTGTACGTGCTCTACCAGTGGAAGGCGTTCGGCGAGCCGTTCGCGTTCGTGAAGGTGCAGTCCGCGCCGGGGTGGGACCAGAAGCCGGGCTGGCGCACGTGGGCGAAGCTGCGCTGGTTCCAGGGCTTCAGCCGGGAGATGTCGCTGTCGGACGGCCTCCGGCTGGTGGGGCACGCCGCCGTCACGCTGGGCGCGCTCTCGCTGGTGTGGCCGACGGCGAAGCGGCTGGGGTGGGGCTATGGCGTCTACGCGCTGGCCATCGTGGGGCTGCCCGCCATGTCCAGCAAGGACTTCATGGGCATGGGGCGCTACCTGCTGGCCGCCTTCCCGCTGTTCCTGACGCTGGCGTTGCTGCTCAGGGAGCGCCCCCGCTTGCGGTGGGGCGTGCTGGCCACGAGCGCCTGCGCGATGCTGGCGTTGACGGTGGCGTATGGCGCCGCGGAGTACGTGTCATGA
- the fadJ gene encoding fatty acid oxidation complex subunit alpha FadJ, translating to MATKQEAVEAKQGLSYGVTDGIAVITVDLPGAPVNTLSPEVGTASTELLLQAERDPEVKAVVFISGKKDSFVVGANIDFLQTLKSPDEVMAISYAAYTEFDRLESFSKPVVAAIHGACLGGGLEWALACHYRIATDSPKTTLGLPETQLGLIPGAGGTQRLPALIGAQAALDLILTGKSVKPSKAKKLGIVDEVVPVPMLKDLALKRAAELAAGTLKVERAHQGFKAVAQSGKKRGLAGFFQGLISKELWTEAALEDNPLGRKVLFDQAKKALLKKTRGKYPAQEKALQVIRVGLESGRKAGLEAEAKAFGELVFTDVSRRLVEIFFATTALKKENGTANPSVKPREVKKVGVLGGGLMGGGIAYVAGVLQGVPVRVKDKDDAGAGRALKQVQTVLDERVKRRSLTHREASAKLANITAATDYSGFKSVDLIIEAVFEDLKLKHKVIAEVEAVTGADTIFASNTSSLPIGELAKGSKRPSQVIGMHYFSPVHKMPLLEIITHPGTAEWVTATCVDVGRKQGKTVIVVNDGPGFYTSRILAPYMNEAAYLLAEGADILQLDKALVDFGFPVGPITLLDEVGIDVAQKVGPVMEGAFGKRMAAPKALEGVVSDGRLGRKTQKGFYLYENGKKKEVDPQVYLLLPHGKDRKSMDPTEMAERCALQMVNEAIRCLGEGILRSPRDGDVGAIFGLGFPPFLGGPLRYADSLGPANLLRKLEHYQDKYGERFTPAPLLVEKVKAGKGFYEA from the coding sequence ATGGCGACCAAGCAAGAGGCAGTCGAAGCGAAGCAGGGCTTGAGCTACGGCGTCACGGACGGCATCGCGGTCATCACCGTGGACCTGCCGGGCGCCCCGGTGAACACGCTGTCGCCGGAGGTGGGCACCGCGTCCACGGAGCTGCTCCTGCAGGCGGAGCGCGACCCGGAGGTGAAGGCCGTCGTGTTCATCTCCGGCAAGAAGGACAGCTTCGTCGTCGGCGCGAACATCGACTTCCTCCAGACCCTCAAGTCCCCGGATGAAGTCATGGCCATCAGCTACGCGGCGTACACGGAGTTCGACCGGCTGGAGTCCTTCTCCAAGCCGGTGGTCGCGGCCATCCACGGCGCGTGTCTGGGCGGCGGCCTGGAGTGGGCGCTCGCGTGTCACTACCGCATCGCCACCGACAGCCCCAAGACGACCCTGGGCCTGCCGGAGACACAGCTGGGCCTCATCCCCGGCGCCGGCGGCACGCAGCGGCTGCCCGCGCTCATCGGCGCGCAGGCGGCGCTGGACCTCATCCTCACCGGCAAGAGCGTCAAGCCGTCCAAGGCGAAGAAGCTGGGCATCGTGGATGAAGTCGTCCCGGTGCCCATGCTGAAGGACCTCGCCCTCAAGCGCGCGGCGGAGCTGGCGGCGGGCACGCTCAAGGTGGAGCGCGCGCACCAGGGCTTCAAGGCCGTGGCCCAGAGCGGGAAGAAGAGGGGCCTCGCCGGCTTCTTCCAGGGGCTCATCAGCAAGGAGCTGTGGACGGAGGCGGCGCTGGAGGACAACCCGCTGGGCCGCAAGGTGCTGTTCGACCAGGCGAAGAAGGCGCTCCTGAAGAAGACGCGCGGCAAGTACCCGGCGCAGGAGAAGGCGCTCCAGGTCATCCGCGTGGGCCTGGAGTCCGGGCGCAAGGCGGGCCTGGAGGCCGAGGCGAAGGCGTTCGGGGAGCTGGTGTTCACGGACGTGTCGCGGCGGCTGGTGGAGATCTTCTTCGCCACGACGGCGCTGAAGAAGGAGAACGGCACCGCCAACCCCAGCGTGAAGCCGCGCGAGGTGAAGAAGGTGGGCGTGCTGGGCGGCGGCCTGATGGGCGGCGGCATCGCCTACGTGGCCGGCGTGCTCCAGGGCGTGCCCGTGCGCGTGAAGGACAAGGACGACGCGGGCGCGGGCCGCGCGCTCAAGCAGGTGCAGACGGTGCTGGACGAGCGCGTGAAGCGCCGCTCGCTCACCCACCGCGAGGCCTCCGCGAAGCTGGCGAACATCACCGCGGCCACGGACTACAGCGGCTTCAAGTCGGTGGACCTCATCATCGAGGCCGTCTTCGAGGACCTGAAGCTCAAGCACAAGGTCATCGCGGAGGTGGAGGCCGTCACCGGCGCGGACACCATCTTCGCGTCCAACACCTCCAGCCTGCCCATTGGCGAGCTGGCCAAGGGCAGCAAGCGGCCCTCGCAGGTGATTGGCATGCATTACTTCAGCCCGGTCCACAAGATGCCGCTCTTGGAGATCATCACCCACCCGGGCACGGCGGAGTGGGTGACGGCGACCTGCGTGGACGTGGGCCGCAAGCAGGGCAAGACGGTCATCGTCGTCAACGACGGGCCCGGCTTCTACACGTCGCGCATCCTCGCGCCGTACATGAACGAGGCGGCGTACCTGCTGGCGGAAGGCGCGGACATCCTCCAGCTGGACAAGGCGCTGGTGGACTTCGGCTTCCCGGTGGGGCCCATCACGCTGCTGGACGAGGTGGGCATCGACGTGGCCCAGAAGGTGGGGCCCGTGATGGAGGGCGCCTTCGGCAAGCGGATGGCGGCGCCCAAGGCCCTGGAGGGCGTGGTGTCCGACGGCCGCCTGGGCCGCAAGACGCAGAAGGGCTTCTACCTGTACGAGAACGGGAAGAAGAAGGAGGTCGACCCGCAGGTCTACCTGCTCCTGCCGCACGGCAAGGACCGCAAGTCCATGGACCCCACGGAGATGGCGGAGCGCTGCGCGCTCCAGATGGTGAACGAGGCCATCCGCTGCCTGGGGGAGGGCATCCTGCGCAGCCCCCGCGACGGCGACGTGGGCGCCATCTTCGGCCTGGGCTTCCCGCCGTTCCTGGGCGGCCCCTTGCGCTACGCGGACAGCCTGGGACCGGCCAACCTGCTGCGCAAGCTGGAGCACTACCAGGACAAGTACGGCGAGCGCTTCACGCCCGCGCCGCTGCTGGTGGAGAAGGTGAAGGCCGGCAAGGGCTTCTACGAGGCCTGA
- the fadI gene encoding acetyl-CoA C-acyltransferase FadI: MASEKRNGHRRVAIVRGLRTPFAKAGTVFAGLTALDLGRMVVQELVQRSDLDPREINQVVFGQVIPTLTAPSIAREVVLAAGLPKNIDAFTVARACATSIQSMVAGANAIALGDADVVIAGGTESLSDAPIFTSRPLAHALAASSKGKSLPDRLKPFQKLKARDLIPVPPAIAEFSTGETMGESAEKMAKENGITREEQDLIAFNSHQNAAKAWKEGRFDDEVMHVLVPPKYEQSATKDNIVREDTSLEALSKLKPVFDRRYGSVTAGNASPLTDGAAALILMSEEKAKALGYEPLGFLRSHAFAATDPGDQLLQGPAYAAPVALKRAGMKLADIDLVEMHEAFAAQVASNLQALASKEFAKKAGFAAPVGEIDRSRLNVTGGSISIGHPFGATGARIVTQALNELKRRNKNTVLCTVCAAGGLGAAVILERA, encoded by the coding sequence ATGGCAAGCGAGAAGCGCAACGGCCACCGGCGGGTGGCCATTGTCCGGGGGCTGCGGACGCCGTTCGCGAAGGCGGGCACCGTCTTCGCCGGGCTGACGGCGCTGGACCTGGGCCGGATGGTGGTCCAGGAGTTGGTGCAGCGCAGCGACCTGGACCCCCGCGAAATCAACCAGGTCGTCTTCGGACAGGTCATCCCCACGCTGACCGCGCCCTCCATCGCGCGCGAGGTGGTGCTGGCGGCGGGCCTGCCCAAGAACATCGACGCCTTCACGGTGGCGCGCGCCTGCGCCACGTCCATCCAGTCGATGGTGGCGGGCGCCAACGCCATCGCGCTGGGTGACGCGGACGTCGTCATCGCGGGCGGCACCGAGTCCCTGTCGGACGCGCCCATCTTCACCAGCCGTCCCCTGGCGCACGCGCTGGCCGCGTCGTCCAAGGGCAAGAGCCTGCCGGACAGGCTCAAGCCCTTCCAGAAGCTCAAGGCCAGGGACCTCATCCCCGTGCCCCCCGCCATCGCCGAGTTCTCCACCGGCGAGACCATGGGCGAGAGCGCGGAGAAGATGGCCAAGGAGAACGGCATCACCCGCGAGGAGCAGGACCTCATCGCGTTCAACTCGCACCAGAACGCGGCCAAGGCGTGGAAGGAAGGCCGCTTCGACGACGAGGTGATGCACGTCCTGGTGCCGCCCAAGTACGAGCAGTCCGCCACCAAGGACAACATCGTGCGCGAGGACACCAGCCTGGAGGCGCTGTCCAAGCTCAAGCCGGTGTTCGACCGCCGCTATGGCAGCGTCACCGCTGGCAACGCGTCCCCGCTGACGGATGGCGCCGCGGCGCTCATCCTGATGAGCGAGGAGAAGGCGAAGGCGCTGGGCTACGAGCCGCTGGGCTTCCTGCGCTCGCACGCGTTCGCGGCCACGGACCCGGGCGACCAGCTGCTCCAGGGCCCGGCGTACGCGGCGCCCGTGGCGCTCAAGCGCGCGGGGATGAAGCTCGCGGACATCGACCTGGTGGAGATGCACGAGGCCTTCGCCGCGCAGGTGGCGAGCAACCTCCAGGCGCTGGCGTCCAAGGAGTTCGCGAAGAAGGCGGGCTTCGCCGCGCCGGTGGGTGAAATCGACCGGTCGCGGCTCAACGTGACGGGCGGCTCCATCTCCATCGGGCACCCCTTCGGTGCCACCGGGGCGCGCATCGTCACGCAGGCCCTGAACGAGCTGAAGCGTCGGAACAAGAACACGGTGCTGTGCACCGTCTGCGCCGCGGGCGGGCTGGGCGCCGCGGTCATCCTGGAGCGTGCGTGA
- the hemE gene encoding uroporphyrinogen decarboxylase, with translation MNDRLLRTARRQPTDTTPVWLMRQAGRYLPEYRAIRGTIPFLDLCKHPDLAAEVTVQPITRLGVDAAIIFSDILIPVEAMGIHLELGDKGPHFPNPLRTAADIDKLGVPDPVEGTGFVAEAIRRTRKALNDSVPVIGFAGAPFTLAAYMVEGGGSKSYIVIKRLLFEQPELAHRLFQKLTDTLIPYLKMQVEAGASIVQIFDSWGGELSPWDFERFSLPYLTRMVTELKATGVPVILFGTNMTPHLPLLKRTGADVIGLDWRVNVDEGRRILGPDVATQGNLDPLHLFLPREELDGRVKDILRRAGPVGHIFNLGHGILPPTDPDAAKFLVDAVHRHGAALRQGTLG, from the coding sequence GTGAACGACCGACTCCTGCGCACGGCGCGCCGCCAGCCGACCGACACCACCCCCGTGTGGCTGATGCGTCAGGCGGGCCGCTACCTGCCCGAGTACCGCGCCATCCGCGGCACCATCCCCTTCCTCGATCTCTGCAAGCACCCGGACCTGGCCGCGGAGGTCACCGTCCAGCCCATCACCCGCCTGGGCGTGGACGCGGCCATCATCTTCTCCGACATCCTCATCCCCGTGGAGGCCATGGGCATCCACCTGGAGCTCGGGGACAAGGGCCCGCACTTCCCCAACCCGCTGCGCACCGCCGCGGACATCGACAAGCTCGGCGTCCCGGACCCCGTCGAAGGCACCGGCTTCGTCGCGGAGGCCATCCGCCGCACGCGCAAGGCCCTCAACGACTCCGTGCCCGTCATCGGCTTCGCGGGCGCGCCCTTCACCCTGGCCGCGTACATGGTCGAGGGCGGCGGCTCCAAGAGCTACATCGTCATCAAGCGCCTGCTCTTCGAGCAGCCGGAGCTGGCCCACCGCCTCTTCCAGAAGCTCACCGACACCCTCATCCCGTACCTCAAGATGCAGGTGGAGGCCGGCGCCAGCATCGTCCAGATCTTCGACTCCTGGGGCGGCGAGCTGTCCCCCTGGGACTTCGAACGCTTCAGCCTCCCGTACCTCACCCGCATGGTCACGGAGCTCAAGGCCACCGGCGTCCCCGTCATCCTCTTCGGCACCAACATGACCCCGCACCTGCCGCTCTTGAAGCGCACCGGCGCGGACGTCATCGGCCTGGACTGGCGCGTGAACGTGGACGAGGGCCGCCGCATCCTCGGGCCCGACGTCGCCACCCAGGGCAACCTGGACCCGCTCCACCTGTTCCTCCCCCGCGAGGAGCTGGACGGCCGCGTGAAGGACATCCTCCGCCGCGCCGGCCCCGTGGGGCACATCTTCAACCTGGGCCACGGCATCCTCCCCCCCACCGACCCGGACGCCGCGAAGTTCCTCGTGGACGCCGTCCACCGCCACGGCGCTGCCCTCCGCCAGGGCACCCTGGGCTGA
- a CDS encoding peptidase associated/transthyretin-like domain-containing protein: MRANACGWAMVLALAGCGGFDNGPLRTGTVRGRVLGAESGVARVSVLGRSDLRVSVDSDGRFELDGVPATSLELFVIATKTRAARKPVVAQGARVTDVGDIQSGPGAFLTLRVTDERGAIPSGVEVELKGTGGDKVKVDAGNGEARLGPLPAGCYELEVKADHLEDLEEEVCVREGEEQVRDITLPSDDHGGGDDDGGDDHGGGKDGG, encoded by the coding sequence ATGCGAGCCAATGCATGCGGGTGGGCCATGGTGCTGGCGCTGGCCGGCTGTGGCGGCTTCGACAACGGGCCGTTGCGGACGGGCACGGTGCGAGGGCGCGTGCTCGGCGCGGAGTCGGGCGTGGCGCGCGTGAGCGTGCTGGGGCGCTCCGACCTGCGCGTGTCAGTGGACTCGGACGGGCGGTTCGAACTGGACGGCGTGCCCGCGACGTCGCTGGAGCTGTTCGTCATCGCGACGAAGACGCGGGCGGCGCGAAAGCCCGTGGTGGCCCAGGGCGCCCGAGTCACCGACGTGGGCGACATCCAGTCCGGACCCGGCGCCTTCCTCACCCTGCGGGTGACGGACGAGCGGGGCGCCATCCCCTCCGGTGTGGAGGTGGAGCTGAAGGGCACGGGCGGCGACAAGGTGAAGGTGGACGCTGGGAACGGCGAGGCGCGACTGGGGCCGCTGCCCGCGGGTTGCTACGAGTTGGAGGTGAAGGCCGACCACCTGGAGGACCTGGAGGAGGAGGTCTGCGTCCGCGAGGGGGAGGAGCAGGTGCGCGACATCACGCTGCCATCGGATGACCACGGCGGCGGGGACGACGACGGAGGCGATGACCACGGCGGCGGCAAGGATGGCGGCTGA
- a CDS encoding caspase family protein, which yields MLLPEEPRVSRLLFIPLVLALVTLGACRTADSREKGRAVRVRLEDGVLATAQEGERHALLIGISAYADPSWNGLRYAAKDADDLGRVLADPSRGGFRSVTVLTRPEQTTRTAVLAALQALEARSWRPQDVVVVYVSGHGSLARDARGELRRYLVTSDTRYRDVAGTGLEMASLEQALERLGSRRRVLVLATCHSGTGKSLLPPEVRDELSHTKAPFLMQPLEAASRASLVLSASDWGEAAREDDALANDIYTHFLIQALDGRGDRNRDGAVSATEAHDWARRNTWAYTEGRQRPSAQMLEVGADPVLLAGTLERPGQPEVFSYSARLEGFTLKVDGQEAGELPGGVVVPEGRRRLELRKGGQVLWEDTVALRSGERRELEALLRSVADGPRRTVTLGAGVLGFLDTRSREQVLPASGLAGVGLGWEGVLLEGRLDLWVDVAAGQGSQSLRLEPGGFVPVRHRTLLVGVALGPTWTWGRLGFSTGPRVAGLWLERSFQLELLDRNEHYLTAWPGWMAAVSFRFSPAWVLEARTQLLWAYVPVDGQTRMVGFGGLMLAGGYRF from the coding sequence ATGCTGCTCCCTGAGGAGCCGCGCGTGTCCCGCCTGCTGTTCATCCCCCTGGTGCTTGCGCTGGTGACGCTCGGCGCATGCCGCACGGCGGACTCGCGGGAGAAGGGCCGCGCGGTGCGGGTGCGCCTGGAGGACGGCGTGCTGGCCACGGCGCAGGAGGGCGAACGGCACGCGCTGCTCATCGGGATCTCCGCGTACGCGGACCCCTCGTGGAATGGGTTGCGCTACGCGGCGAAGGACGCGGACGACCTGGGCCGCGTGCTGGCGGATCCCTCGCGTGGGGGCTTCCGCTCCGTGACGGTGCTCACGCGCCCCGAGCAGACGACGCGGACCGCCGTGCTCGCCGCGCTCCAGGCCTTGGAGGCCCGGTCGTGGCGTCCACAGGACGTGGTGGTCGTCTACGTGTCCGGCCACGGCTCGCTGGCGCGCGACGCGCGAGGCGAGCTGCGGCGCTACCTGGTGACGTCGGACACCCGCTACCGGGATGTGGCCGGAACGGGGCTGGAGATGGCGAGCCTGGAGCAGGCGCTGGAGCGGCTGGGGTCCCGGCGGCGGGTGCTGGTGCTGGCCACCTGTCACAGCGGCACGGGCAAGTCGCTGCTCCCCCCGGAGGTGCGCGACGAGCTGTCGCACACCAAGGCGCCCTTCCTGATGCAGCCGCTGGAGGCGGCGAGCCGCGCGTCGCTGGTGTTGTCCGCCAGCGACTGGGGCGAGGCGGCGCGAGAGGACGACGCGCTGGCCAATGACATCTACACGCACTTCCTCATCCAGGCACTGGATGGACGCGGCGACCGCAACCGCGACGGCGCGGTGAGCGCCACGGAGGCGCACGACTGGGCCCGGCGCAACACATGGGCCTATACGGAAGGGCGTCAGCGGCCCAGCGCGCAGATGCTGGAGGTGGGCGCGGATCCGGTGTTGCTGGCCGGCACGTTGGAGCGGCCCGGACAGCCGGAGGTCTTCTCCTACAGCGCGCGGCTGGAGGGCTTCACGCTCAAGGTGGATGGCCAGGAGGCGGGGGAGCTGCCTGGGGGCGTGGTGGTGCCGGAAGGCCGGCGCAGGCTGGAGCTGCGCAAGGGCGGCCAGGTGTTGTGGGAGGACACCGTGGCGCTGCGCTCCGGTGAGCGGCGGGAGCTGGAGGCGCTCCTGCGCTCCGTGGCGGACGGGCCCCGGCGCACGGTGACGTTGGGGGCGGGCGTGTTGGGCTTCCTCGATACGCGCAGCCGCGAGCAGGTGCTGCCCGCGTCCGGGCTCGCGGGCGTGGGCCTGGGCTGGGAGGGCGTGCTGCTGGAGGGGAGGTTGGACCTCTGGGTCGACGTGGCGGCGGGGCAGGGGAGCCAGTCGCTGCGGTTGGAGCCGGGCGGGTTCGTTCCGGTGCGCCATCGCACGCTGCTCGTGGGCGTGGCCCTGGGGCCGACGTGGACGTGGGGACGGCTGGGCTTCTCCACGGGTCCGCGCGTGGCCGGCTTGTGGCTGGAGCGCTCCTTCCAGTTGGAGTTGCTGGACCGGAATGAGCACTACCTGACGGCATGGCCGGGGTGGATGGCCGCGGTGTCGTTCCGTTTCAGCCCGGCATGGGTGTTGGAAGCACGCACGCAGTTGCTGTGGGCCTATGTCCCGGTGGACGGGCAGACGCGCATGGTGGGCTTTGGAGGCCTGATGCTGGCCGGAGGGTACCGCTTCTGA